Proteins found in one Hypericibacter terrae genomic segment:
- a CDS encoding DMT family protein — protein MWTILLLIGSNIFMTFAWYGHLKYTNSPLWMAILASWGIAFFEYCLQVPANRLGYGEFNGAQLKTIQEIITLVVFAGFSVLYLGESLRWNHAAGFVCLVAAAFFMFKG, from the coding sequence ATGTGGACCATTCTGCTGCTGATCGGCTCCAACATCTTCATGACTTTCGCCTGGTACGGACATCTGAAATACACGAACTCGCCACTCTGGATGGCTATCCTCGCCAGCTGGGGGATCGCCTTCTTCGAGTATTGCCTGCAGGTGCCGGCCAACCGGCTGGGTTACGGCGAGTTTAACGGCGCCCAGCTCAAGACCATCCAGGAGATCATCACGCTCGTGGTCTTCGCCGGATTCTCGGTGCTCTATCTGGGCGAAAGCTTGCGCTGGAACCACGCGGCCGGCTTCGTCTGCCTGGTGGCGGCCGCGTTCTTCATGTTCAAGGGCTGA
- a CDS encoding hybrid sensor histidine kinase/response regulator codes for MDREEARLKAVVDTAVDGVILIDARGTVLKFNPACEKLFGFSAAEVVGQNVKMLMPAPFRGEHDSYLTNYHRTGVAKIIGIGREVVGQRKDGTTFPMDLSVGEAKEDGESIFVGIIHDLTERKRSGQAIREAAQRLKAVVDTAVDGVILIDARGKVMMFNPACEALFGYGAAEVIGRNVKMLMPARFRGEHDRYLSNYLTTRVPKIIGIGREVSGRRKDGTTFPMDLSVGEAMQDDGPVFVGIIHDLTERKRTSEQLFQAQKMETVGQLSGGIAHDFNNLLTVIIGNAESLSDVLKARPDLRKLAEAIIAAGERGAELTQRLLAFSRRQTLKPSQIDCNQLVDKMGRLLRRTLREDIDIATTLESELKSAFADPAQLESAVLNLALNAQDAMPSGGRITVSTANASLDEQYRSTHPEVPTGDYIMVAVTDDGDGMPPEVLARAFEPFFTTKEVGKGSGLGLSMVYGFVKQSNGHVAIYSEVGLGTTVRIYLPVARGDDSHEAALTAAEETLAPGGGETVLVAEDDAFVRDHAVSIIKGLGYQVIASVDGDDAMRCLASGAAVDLLFTDVVMPGSINGIDLVERAQQLRPGLKVLLTSGYALDNLRARRQLPSGITVLHKPYRKVELARRIRDTLDTVVETSD; via the coding sequence GTGGATCGCGAAGAAGCCCGGTTGAAGGCCGTCGTCGATACGGCGGTCGACGGGGTCATCCTGATCGATGCCCGCGGTACCGTCCTGAAATTCAATCCAGCCTGCGAGAAGCTGTTCGGATTCTCCGCCGCGGAAGTCGTCGGCCAGAACGTCAAGATGCTGATGCCGGCGCCCTTTCGCGGCGAGCATGACAGCTATCTCACGAACTATCATCGTACGGGCGTCGCCAAGATCATCGGGATCGGTCGCGAGGTCGTGGGCCAGCGGAAGGACGGCACGACCTTTCCGATGGACTTGTCGGTCGGCGAGGCCAAGGAGGACGGAGAATCGATCTTTGTCGGCATCATCCACGACCTGACCGAGCGCAAGCGCTCGGGACAGGCGATCCGGGAGGCGGCCCAGAGACTGAAGGCCGTGGTCGATACCGCCGTCGACGGCGTCATCCTCATCGACGCCCGGGGCAAGGTGATGATGTTCAATCCGGCCTGCGAGGCGCTGTTCGGCTACGGCGCCGCCGAGGTGATCGGCCGGAACGTGAAGATGCTCATGCCCGCGCGCTTCCGTGGCGAGCATGATCGTTACCTGTCGAACTATCTGACGACCCGCGTGCCGAAAATCATCGGCATCGGACGCGAGGTTTCCGGCCGGCGCAAGGACGGCACCACCTTTCCCATGGATCTTTCCGTGGGTGAGGCCATGCAGGATGACGGGCCGGTCTTTGTCGGCATCATCCATGACCTGACGGAGCGCAAGCGAACCAGCGAGCAGCTCTTCCAGGCCCAGAAAATGGAGACGGTGGGCCAGCTCTCCGGCGGCATCGCCCACGATTTCAACAATCTCCTGACCGTCATCATCGGCAATGCGGAATCGCTGAGCGACGTCCTCAAGGCCCGGCCCGACCTGCGCAAGCTCGCGGAGGCGATCATAGCCGCCGGCGAACGCGGCGCCGAGCTGACCCAGCGGCTGCTCGCCTTCAGCCGACGCCAGACACTCAAACCTTCCCAGATCGATTGCAACCAGCTGGTCGACAAGATGGGCCGCCTGCTGCGCCGCACCCTGCGGGAGGACATCGATATCGCGACCACGCTCGAGTCTGAGCTGAAGTCTGCGTTCGCCGATCCGGCGCAACTCGAATCCGCCGTCCTCAACCTGGCCCTCAATGCCCAGGATGCCATGCCGAGCGGCGGCCGCATCACGGTCTCGACGGCCAATGCCAGCCTGGACGAGCAGTATCGAAGCACGCATCCCGAAGTGCCGACCGGCGATTACATCATGGTCGCGGTCACGGACGATGGCGACGGCATGCCGCCCGAGGTGCTGGCGCGCGCCTTCGAGCCCTTCTTCACGACCAAGGAGGTGGGCAAGGGCAGCGGGCTGGGACTCAGCATGGTCTATGGCTTCGTCAAGCAGTCGAACGGCCATGTCGCCATCTACAGCGAGGTCGGGCTTGGAACCACGGTCAGAATCTATCTTCCGGTCGCCCGCGGCGATGACAGTCACGAAGCGGCGCTGACCGCGGCGGAGGAAACGCTCGCGCCCGGTGGCGGCGAGACGGTGCTCGTGGCGGAGGACGATGCCTTCGTGCGCGACCACGCCGTGTCCATCATCAAAGGCCTCGGATATCAGGTGATTGCCAGTGTCGACGGCGACGATGCCATGCGATGCCTGGCCTCGGGCGCCGCGGTCGATCTCCTCTTCACCGACGTCGTCATGCCGGGGAGCATCAACGGGATCGATCTCGTCGAGCGCGCCCAGCAGCTCCGGCCGGGACTGAAGGTGCTGCTGACATCCGGCTATGCGCTCGACAATCTGCGGGCGCGACGGCAGCTGCCGTCCGGAATCACGGTGCTGCACAAGCCCTATCGCAAGGTCGAGCTCGCCAGGCGAATCCGCGACACGCTCGACACCGTTGTCGAAACCTCCGACTGA
- a CDS encoding TRAP transporter substrate-binding protein encodes MKRRKFLTSAAVGLAAAPVAATQIAAPAIADTAAPEIKWRLASSFPKSLDTIYGAAETVANRVAAVTDGKFQIRVFAAGEIVPGFQVLDAVQNGTVEIGHSASYYYVGKDPTFAFDTAIPFGLNARQQNAWMYYGGGLQLMRDFFKDYSIYQIPCGNTGAQMGGWFRKEIKTVGDLNGLKFRVGGFAGKVLTKLGVVPQQIPGGDIYPALEKGTIDAAEWVGPYDDEKLGFNKVAQFYYYPGWWEGGPQLSVYVNQAQWDSLPKTYQALLESACAEANVLMLAKYDAQNMPALRRLIQGGTKLKPFSKEIMEAAYKAAFEVYDETAATNAKFKTIYEAWKPFREEQYLWFRVAENTFDNFVYTKSAQKT; translated from the coding sequence ATGAAGCGTCGCAAATTCCTGACTTCTGCCGCCGTGGGCCTCGCCGCGGCCCCCGTCGCCGCCACCCAGATCGCGGCACCGGCCATCGCCGATACGGCGGCGCCCGAGATCAAATGGCGTCTGGCCTCCAGCTTTCCCAAGAGCCTCGATACCATCTACGGCGCGGCCGAAACGGTGGCGAACCGCGTCGCCGCGGTCACCGATGGCAAGTTCCAGATTCGCGTTTTTGCCGCGGGCGAGATCGTGCCGGGCTTCCAGGTGCTCGACGCGGTCCAGAACGGCACGGTCGAGATCGGGCATTCCGCCAGCTACTATTACGTGGGCAAGGATCCGACCTTCGCCTTCGATACGGCGATCCCCTTCGGCCTCAATGCGCGCCAGCAGAACGCCTGGATGTATTACGGCGGCGGGCTCCAGCTGATGCGCGATTTCTTCAAGGACTACAGCATCTATCAGATCCCCTGCGGCAATACCGGCGCGCAGATGGGCGGCTGGTTCCGCAAGGAGATCAAGACCGTCGGGGATCTGAACGGCCTCAAATTCCGCGTCGGCGGATTCGCCGGCAAGGTGCTGACCAAGCTCGGCGTGGTGCCGCAGCAGATTCCCGGGGGCGACATCTACCCGGCGCTGGAGAAGGGCACCATCGACGCCGCCGAATGGGTCGGCCCCTATGACGACGAGAAGCTCGGCTTCAACAAGGTGGCGCAGTTCTATTATTACCCCGGCTGGTGGGAAGGTGGCCCGCAGCTCTCGGTCTATGTGAACCAGGCGCAGTGGGACAGCCTGCCCAAGACCTACCAGGCGCTCCTCGAATCCGCCTGCGCCGAGGCCAACGTCCTGATGCTGGCGAAGTACGACGCGCAGAACATGCCGGCCCTGCGCCGGCTGATCCAGGGCGGCACCAAGCTGAAGCCCTTCTCGAAGGAGATCATGGAAGCGGCCTACAAGGCCGCCTTCGAGGTCTATGACGAGACCGCCGCGACGAACGCAAAATTCAAGACGATCTACGAGGCCTGGAAGCCATTCCGCGAGGAGCAGTATCTCTGGTTCCGCGTGGCCGAGAACACCTTCGACAATTTCGTCTACACGAAGTCGGCGCAGAAGACCTGA
- a CDS encoding TRAP transporter large permease has translation MTELLIANLAPLMFLALVVLLLMGYPVAFALAANGLLFGFIGIELGLLTPALLQALPDRVFGIMRNDTLLAIPFFTFMGLILERSGMAEDLLDTIGQLFGPLRGGLAFAAIFVGALLAATTGVVAASVISMGLISLPIMLRYGYDRRLASGVIAASGTLAQIIPPSLVLIVLADQLGRSVGDMYEGAIVPGLILTAFYALYVLGVALFLPKWAPALPREARTLHGLALLRRVIVSLMPPLILIFLVLGTIFIGVATPTEGGAMGATGALILALLNRRLNWSLLKQAMDTTAKLSSFVIFILIGSTVFTLVFRGVDGDLWVDRLLTSVPGGELGFLIVVNILVFFLAFFLDFFELAFIVVPLLAPVADKLGIDLIWFGVLLGVNMQTSFMHPPFGFALFFLRSVAPSSTFIDKITGRKLAPVTTGQIYWGAVPFVCIQIVMVSLVIAFPNMVLSRIHHVPTSDEMNIQIDVPAPDSEAPSIDIQ, from the coding sequence ATGACCGAGCTCCTGATCGCCAACCTGGCGCCGCTGATGTTTCTGGCGCTGGTGGTGCTGCTGCTGATGGGCTATCCGGTCGCCTTCGCCTTGGCCGCCAACGGATTGCTGTTCGGCTTCATCGGGATCGAGCTCGGCCTGCTCACGCCGGCGCTGCTGCAGGCCCTGCCGGACCGCGTCTTCGGCATCATGCGCAACGACACGCTGCTGGCGATCCCGTTCTTCACCTTCATGGGATTGATCCTCGAACGCAGCGGCATGGCCGAAGATCTGCTCGACACCATCGGCCAGCTGTTCGGCCCCTTGCGCGGCGGTCTCGCTTTCGCCGCGATCTTTGTGGGCGCGCTCCTGGCCGCCACCACGGGTGTGGTCGCGGCCTCCGTGATCTCGATGGGGCTGATCTCGCTGCCGATCATGCTGCGCTACGGCTACGACCGGCGGCTCGCCAGCGGCGTGATCGCGGCCTCGGGGACCCTGGCGCAGATCATCCCGCCCAGCCTGGTCCTGATCGTACTGGCCGACCAGCTCGGCCGCTCGGTCGGCGACATGTATGAGGGCGCCATCGTTCCTGGCCTGATCCTGACCGCGTTCTATGCGCTCTATGTGCTGGGTGTGGCGCTGTTCCTGCCGAAATGGGCGCCCGCCTTGCCGCGCGAGGCGCGGACGCTGCATGGGCTGGCGCTGCTGCGCCGGGTGATCGTCTCGCTGATGCCGCCGCTGATCCTGATCTTCCTGGTGCTGGGCACGATCTTCATCGGCGTCGCCACCCCGACCGAGGGCGGTGCCATGGGCGCCACCGGCGCCCTGATCCTGGCGCTCCTAAATCGGCGGCTGAACTGGTCGTTGCTGAAGCAGGCGATGGACACGACCGCGAAGCTCTCCTCCTTCGTGATCTTCATCCTGATCGGCTCGACCGTCTTCACGCTGGTCTTTCGCGGCGTCGATGGCGATCTCTGGGTCGATCGCCTCTTGACCAGCGTGCCCGGCGGCGAACTGGGCTTCCTGATCGTCGTCAATATCCTGGTCTTCTTCCTGGCCTTCTTCCTCGACTTCTTCGAGCTGGCCTTCATCGTGGTGCCGTTGCTGGCTCCCGTGGCCGACAAGCTCGGGATCGACCTGATCTGGTTCGGCGTGCTGCTGGGGGTCAATATGCAGACCTCCTTCATGCACCCGCCCTTCGGCTTCGCACTGTTCTTCCTGCGCAGCGTGGCGCCTTCCTCGACGTTCATCGACAAGATCACCGGGCGCAAGCTCGCACCGGTGACGACCGGGCAGATCTATTGGGGCGCGGTGCCCTTCGTCTGCATCCAGATCGTCATGGTGAGCCTTGTCATCGCCTTTCCGAACATGGTGCTGAGCCGTATCCACCATGTGCCGACCAGCGACGAGATGAACATCCAGATCGACGTGCCGGCGCCCGACAGCGAAGCGCCCTCGATCGACATTCAATAG
- the mgtA gene encoding magnesium-translocating P-type ATPase encodes MTSPGWGRRPFEKPPVPEDYWNLAPERAAEALSAGLTGLSVSEAAARLARYGPNDAAQRRHTPLWLQFLARFKNPLVLILLVASAASAATGEITSFVVITAVILLSVTLDFVQEVRAESAVEALRRSVALTARTCRGGNWIELSADQLVPGDLVELKAGDLIPADGLLIKARDLFITQAILTGEPYPVEKHAAPLKAPAAGPAEADNAGFLGTSVVSGVGQLLICRTGRATILGGVAKALGERAPVTAFETGIRHFGLLIMRLTALLVLFVLLVNGLMGRPLLESFLFAIALAVGLTPELLPMVTTVTLAHGALRLAKRRVIVKHLPALHNLGAMDLLCTDKTGTLTEAQVKVDRAIDAEGQPSDRVLELARLNSQFCTGVRSPLDSAILASPDPSGAVICTKLDEVPFDFERRRVSILIEREGRAQLLVKGAPENLLRLSNRVEGKDGAARPLDAALRAQLTQAFEKLSQEGLRALAVAYKPMPAGPRAMAIADESDLIFVGFVAFIDPPKQEAAVVIRELADSQVGIKILTGDNEHVTQHLCQSLGLDVRGTLTGDELAKLTDEALFSRVADTDLFCRLTPQQKTRVVLALRRAGHVVGFLGDGINDAPALHAADIGISVDSAADVAKEAADLILLDHDLELVRAAVEEGRRSFENILKYILMGTSSNFGNMFSMAGATLFLPFLPMLPVQVLVNNLLYDLSELGIPFDRVDRAALARPQRWDMRFVQRFMWTLGPVSSVFDFLTFFTLLYLFKAGEAEFQTGWFVESMLTQTMVVLLIRTRGNPFANLPDRVLAATVFVAAGLAVLLPYTGLGRWIGMVPLPLPLLAAIAGLAAGYFLLVEIAKRILWRHAGAPGPRLQRRF; translated from the coding sequence ATGACATCGCCTGGCTGGGGCCGGCGGCCCTTCGAAAAGCCGCCGGTGCCCGAGGATTACTGGAATCTTGCGCCGGAGCGGGCGGCCGAAGCGCTGTCGGCCGGGCTCACCGGCCTCTCCGTCAGCGAAGCCGCAGCGAGGCTTGCCCGCTACGGCCCCAACGATGCCGCGCAGCGCCGCCATACGCCGCTCTGGCTTCAGTTTCTCGCCCGCTTCAAGAATCCCCTGGTCCTGATCCTGCTGGTCGCCAGCGCGGCCTCCGCCGCGACCGGCGAGATCACCAGCTTCGTCGTGATCACGGCCGTCATCCTGCTGTCGGTCACCCTCGACTTCGTTCAGGAAGTCCGGGCCGAGAGCGCCGTCGAGGCCCTGCGCCGGTCGGTTGCCCTCACGGCGCGCACTTGCCGCGGCGGAAACTGGATCGAATTGTCCGCCGACCAGCTCGTGCCCGGCGATCTGGTCGAGCTCAAGGCCGGCGATCTGATCCCGGCCGATGGGCTCCTGATCAAGGCCCGCGACCTCTTCATCACGCAGGCGATCCTGACTGGCGAGCCCTATCCCGTGGAGAAGCACGCCGCGCCGCTCAAAGCCCCGGCGGCGGGTCCCGCCGAGGCCGACAATGCCGGGTTTCTCGGCACCTCCGTCGTCAGCGGTGTGGGCCAGCTCCTGATTTGCCGCACCGGACGCGCGACCATTCTCGGCGGCGTGGCCAAGGCGCTGGGCGAACGGGCGCCGGTGACCGCGTTCGAGACCGGCATCCGCCATTTCGGCCTGCTGATCATGCGCCTGACGGCCCTGCTGGTGCTGTTCGTGCTGCTGGTCAACGGGCTGATGGGCCGGCCGCTCCTCGAAAGCTTCCTGTTCGCAATCGCCCTTGCCGTCGGTCTCACGCCGGAGCTGCTCCCGATGGTGACGACTGTCACGCTGGCGCATGGCGCGCTCCGGCTCGCCAAGCGGCGCGTGATCGTGAAGCATCTTCCCGCCCTTCACAATCTGGGCGCCATGGATCTGCTCTGCACCGACAAGACCGGCACCTTGACCGAAGCCCAGGTGAAGGTGGATCGGGCCATCGATGCCGAAGGCCAGCCCAGCGACCGTGTCCTGGAGCTCGCCCGGCTCAACAGCCAATTCTGCACGGGCGTCAGGAGTCCGCTCGATTCGGCGATCCTCGCCTCGCCGGATCCCTCGGGCGCCGTCATCTGCACCAAGCTCGACGAGGTCCCCTTCGATTTCGAGCGGCGGCGTGTGTCGATCCTGATCGAACGGGAGGGCCGGGCGCAGCTTCTGGTCAAGGGCGCGCCGGAGAACCTGCTGCGGCTCTCGAACCGGGTCGAAGGCAAGGACGGCGCGGCGCGACCGCTCGACGCGGCGCTGCGGGCTCAGCTCACGCAGGCCTTCGAGAAGCTCAGCCAGGAAGGTCTGCGTGCGCTGGCGGTGGCCTACAAGCCGATGCCGGCCGGGCCCCGGGCCATGGCGATCGCCGACGAATCCGATCTCATCTTCGTCGGTTTCGTCGCCTTCATCGATCCGCCCAAACAGGAGGCCGCCGTCGTCATCCGCGAGCTGGCGGACAGCCAGGTCGGGATCAAGATCCTGACGGGCGACAATGAGCATGTCACCCAGCATCTCTGCCAGTCACTGGGTCTCGACGTCCGGGGAACCTTGACGGGCGACGAGCTGGCGAAGCTGACCGACGAGGCCTTGTTTTCCCGCGTCGCCGACACCGATCTGTTCTGCCGCCTGACGCCGCAACAAAAGACCCGGGTCGTCCTCGCGTTGCGGCGTGCCGGCCATGTGGTGGGATTCCTCGGCGACGGCATCAACGATGCGCCCGCGCTGCATGCGGCCGACATCGGCATCTCGGTCGACAGCGCCGCGGATGTCGCCAAGGAAGCGGCCGATCTGATCCTGCTCGATCACGATCTCGAGCTGGTGCGGGCCGCCGTCGAAGAAGGAAGACGCAGCTTCGAGAACATCCTCAAATACATCCTGATGGGCACCAGCTCGAATTTCGGCAATATGTTCTCGATGGCCGGTGCGACGCTGTTTCTCCCCTTTCTTCCCATGCTGCCGGTCCAGGTGCTGGTCAACAATCTGCTCTACGACCTGTCCGAGCTCGGCATTCCGTTCGACCGCGTGGACCGCGCAGCCCTCGCCCGGCCGCAGCGCTGGGACATGAGATTCGTGCAGCGCTTCATGTGGACGCTGGGGCCGGTTTCATCGGTCTTCGATTTTCTCACCTTCTTCACCTTGCTGTATCTCTTCAAGGCCGGGGAGGCGGAGTTTCAGACCGGCTGGTTCGTCGAAAGCATGTTGACCCAGACCATGGTCGTCCTGCTGATTCGCACGCGCGGCAATCCCTTCGCCAATCTCCCCGACCGGGTGCTGGCGGCGACGGTTTTCGTCGCCGCAGGTCTTGCCGTGCTGTTGCCCTATACGGGACTGGGACGGTGGATCGGCATGGTGCCGCTGCCGCTGCCTTTGCTGGCGGCGATTGCGGGCCTCGCTGCCGGCTATTTCCTGCTGGTGGAGATCGCCAAGCGAATCCTCTGGCGCCATGCCGGCGCGCCCGGGCCGCGCCTGCAGCGGCGTTTCTAG
- a CDS encoding glycosyltransferase family protein has product MEDRGILYFATGAKYVAEAVASAESAKKLMPGVPIALVTDDGEASPPFDRTVTIPGGEYPLLAKVRSLGLTPFRRTVFLDSDTFVARPFEELFDLLDAFDIAAAHAPLRLSTFRFKEQGIFLGGVPTCFPEYNTGVVAYRADPGVLTALKAWVDLYQKQLAGRLKPWTWDQLSFRETIYKSGLKLATLSNEYNYRLPFPQVTCGPVKILHGRSADIAGILQQINQHRRYRVTVPERFRSVAMFIEDAD; this is encoded by the coding sequence GTGGAAGACCGGGGGATTCTCTATTTCGCGACCGGCGCGAAATATGTCGCGGAGGCCGTGGCGTCGGCCGAGTCCGCCAAGAAGCTGATGCCGGGGGTGCCGATCGCGCTCGTCACCGACGATGGCGAGGCGTCGCCTCCCTTCGACCGCACCGTCACCATTCCGGGCGGCGAGTATCCGCTGCTGGCGAAGGTCCGGTCGCTCGGGCTCACGCCTTTCCGGCGCACGGTGTTCCTCGATTCCGATACCTTCGTCGCGCGGCCGTTCGAGGAGCTGTTCGATCTGCTGGACGCCTTCGACATAGCCGCGGCCCACGCGCCCTTGCGCCTCTCGACCTTCCGCTTCAAGGAACAAGGGATCTTTCTCGGCGGGGTCCCGACCTGCTTTCCCGAATACAACACCGGCGTCGTCGCCTACCGCGCCGATCCGGGCGTGCTTACGGCGCTCAAAGCCTGGGTCGATCTCTATCAGAAGCAGCTTGCGGGCCGGCTCAAGCCCTGGACCTGGGACCAGCTCTCCTTTCGCGAGACGATCTATAAGAGCGGCCTCAAGCTGGCGACGCTCTCCAACGAATATAACTACCGGCTGCCCTTCCCGCAGGTGACTTGCGGGCCGGTGAAGATCCTTCATGGCCGCAGCGCCGACATCGCCGGGATTCTGCAGCAGATCAACCAGCATCGCCGCTACCGGGTCACGGTGCCGGAGCGCTTCCGGTCGGTGGCGATGTTCATCGAGGATGCCGACTGA
- a CDS encoding TRAP transporter small permease subunit, with amino-acid sequence MKALLGLSRAIDWLNGHIGRLASWCVLVAVLISAGNAMVRYVFDTSSNAWLEIQWYLFSAVFLLCAGYTLLRNEHVRIDVIAGRLSKRTQTWIDIVGSALFLLPMAIIIAWLSWPLVSDSYLRHEISGDAGGLLRWPVKLLIPIGFILLALQGVSELIKRIAFLMGLIPDPAEKRPAHAAAAVSNRRAGGPT; translated from the coding sequence GTGAAGGCATTGCTCGGCCTGAGCCGCGCGATCGACTGGCTTAATGGGCATATCGGCAGGCTGGCTTCGTGGTGCGTGCTGGTCGCGGTCCTGATCAGCGCCGGCAACGCCATGGTCCGCTATGTTTTCGACACCAGTTCGAACGCCTGGCTCGAGATCCAATGGTATCTGTTCTCGGCCGTATTCCTGCTCTGCGCCGGCTACACCCTGCTGCGCAACGAGCATGTCCGCATCGATGTGATCGCCGGCCGGCTGTCGAAGCGAACCCAGACCTGGATCGACATCGTCGGCTCGGCGCTGTTCCTGCTGCCGATGGCGATCATCATCGCCTGGCTCTCCTGGCCGCTGGTATCGGACTCCTATCTGCGCCATGAGATATCGGGCGATGCCGGCGGGCTGCTGCGCTGGCCGGTGAAGCTCCTGATTCCGATCGGCTTCATCCTGCTGGCGCTGCAAGGCGTCTCCGAACTGATCAAGCGGATCGCCTTCCTGATGGGGCTCATTCCCGATCCCGCCGAGAAGCGCCCGGCCCATGCCGCCGCCGCCGTCAGCAACCGGCGCGCCGGCGGACCGACATGA
- a CDS encoding FecR family protein, which produces MRVFKDKSAGASLQWRTLMLSGAVMLGIAAGASVARADAPTIGGVTQEQYKGALGKVAASENPLKYQDAVYSQEQVTTPPWGTTSLQFLDGTKLEVGQASDVTLDEFVYDPNQTLTSAAIKFNRGVFRFITGENTRKEGVSLTTPVATLSIRGTDLLIKVDYDGTTTVSVLRGAIAALACDRPEQVVSAGKVLKIPVNCSEKSTIGPYTPAAPTGPADTSPGPGNNDHQHESRSTND; this is translated from the coding sequence ATGCGAGTGTTCAAAGACAAGTCTGCAGGCGCGAGCTTGCAGTGGCGGACGCTGATGCTGTCCGGTGCCGTGATGCTGGGGATCGCGGCCGGAGCGAGCGTCGCCAGGGCCGACGCGCCGACGATCGGCGGTGTGACCCAGGAACAATACAAGGGTGCGCTGGGCAAGGTCGCCGCCAGCGAGAACCCGCTGAAGTATCAGGATGCGGTGTACTCCCAGGAGCAGGTGACGACGCCACCCTGGGGAACCACGTCGCTCCAGTTCCTCGACGGCACCAAGCTCGAGGTCGGCCAGGCCTCGGACGTGACGCTGGACGAGTTCGTCTACGATCCGAACCAGACGCTCACCTCCGCCGCGATCAAGTTCAATCGCGGCGTGTTCCGCTTCATCACCGGCGAGAACACGAGGAAGGAAGGCGTCAGCCTGACGACGCCGGTCGCCACGCTCTCGATTCGCGGCACCGACCTGCTCATCAAGGTGGACTATGACGGCACCACCACGGTGAGCGTGCTGCGGGGTGCGATCGCGGCGCTGGCCTGCGATCGTCCGGAACAGGTCGTTTCGGCAGGCAAGGTGCTCAAGATCCCGGTCAACTGCTCGGAGAAGAGCACCATCGGGCCCTATACGCCGGCGGCACCGACCGGGCCCGCCGACACCTCGCCCGGGCCCGGGAACAACGACCACCAGCATGAAAGCCGCAGCACCAACGACTAG
- a CDS encoding TauD/TfdA family dioxygenase, whose product MAFIAPIAGPCVWRGTEIAASNRWIRPMDRAVSRALIAAADRAREAGIEWSAVTRDQFQVPGLDELCAEAREELENGSGMAKLTGLDFAGLDPRSQRHLWFGLGHHLGTIVSQSNSGLLMKAIQDEGYDVAASHGVTVDENGKPFLSSYARTLTNGPLRFHTDRCDVVGLFCIGQAAEGGVSKLCSTGAVHNEILKRRPDLLEILYQPVPRTRFGEEKGGETSIYLLPIFGQRDGRLTSHYSRTYIENAQQLPQAPRLTPQQVEALALLDSVAAELAFEMVLAPGEIQLLNNHVIYHARTAFENDPATGRVRSMLRLWFAMPNSRALPEDHAVLWGRVDRGAIRGGIAIAA is encoded by the coding sequence ATGGCCTTCATCGCCCCCATTGCCGGTCCCTGCGTATGGCGCGGGACGGAGATTGCCGCTTCGAACCGCTGGATCCGGCCGATGGATCGGGCCGTCAGCCGCGCCCTGATCGCCGCCGCCGATCGCGCCCGGGAGGCGGGAATCGAATGGTCGGCGGTCACGCGCGACCAATTCCAGGTGCCGGGGTTGGACGAGCTCTGCGCCGAGGCGCGCGAGGAGCTGGAGAACGGATCGGGCATGGCCAAGCTGACCGGCCTCGATTTCGCCGGCCTCGATCCGCGCTCGCAGCGCCATCTCTGGTTCGGGCTGGGCCATCATCTCGGCACTATCGTCTCGCAGAGCAACAGCGGCCTGCTGATGAAGGCGATCCAGGACGAGGGCTATGACGTGGCCGCCAGCCACGGCGTGACCGTCGATGAGAACGGCAAGCCCTTCCTCTCCTCCTATGCGCGCACGCTCACCAACGGCCCTTTGCGCTTCCATACCGACCGTTGCGACGTGGTCGGCCTGTTCTGCATCGGCCAGGCCGCCGAGGGCGGCGTGAGCAAGCTCTGCAGCACCGGCGCGGTGCATAACGAGATCCTGAAGCGCCGCCCCGACCTGCTCGAAATTCTCTATCAGCCGGTGCCGCGCACGCGCTTTGGCGAGGAGAAGGGCGGCGAGACCTCGATCTACCTGCTGCCGATCTTCGGTCAGCGCGACGGCAGGCTCACCAGCCATTATTCGCGCACCTATATCGAAAATGCGCAGCAGCTGCCGCAGGCGCCGCGCCTGACGCCCCAACAGGTAGAAGCGCTCGCTCTGCTCGACAGTGTCGCCGCCGAGCTGGCCTTCGAGATGGTGCTGGCGCCTGGCGAGATCCAGTTGCTCAACAATCATGTGATCTATCACGCCCGCACCGCCTTCGAGAACGACCCCGCCACCGGCCGGGTGCGCTCGATGCTGCGGCTCTGGTTCGCGATGCCCAACAGCCGCGCCCTGCCCGAGGACCATGCCGTATTGTGGGGCCGCGTCGATCGCGGCGCCATCCGGGGCGGGATCGCCATCGCGGCCTGA